From the genome of Cognaticolwellia beringensis, one region includes:
- a CDS encoding TetR/AcrR family transcriptional regulator has translation MVTKTKYHHGDLRKSLVSTATEMVTDGGIEGLSLRKLAERIGVSRTAAYHHFTDKNDLLCAIAEQGFEQWHQRVSEIFSEEKLSNEEKYRNFVHAYIGFATNNPSLYELMFGRIIWKENNSTDALKKIAYASFNYQVEMTKLWQEQGIIIQDENSLRLAQVTWATLHGIARLVIDGIYAQENQIDEMCECAVNVFLASTHNTH, from the coding sequence ATGGTGACCAAAACAAAATACCACCACGGTGATTTACGAAAATCGCTGGTCAGTACGGCAACCGAAATGGTGACTGACGGCGGCATTGAAGGCTTATCGTTACGTAAACTTGCTGAGCGCATTGGCGTTTCAAGAACGGCAGCTTATCATCACTTTACCGATAAGAATGATTTACTCTGTGCCATTGCAGAGCAAGGTTTTGAACAGTGGCATCAACGTGTTAGTGAAATTTTCTCTGAAGAAAAACTGTCGAATGAAGAGAAGTATCGCAACTTTGTTCATGCTTATATCGGTTTTGCAACGAATAATCCTTCGCTATACGAATTGATGTTTGGTCGCATTATTTGGAAAGAGAATAATAGTACTGACGCATTGAAGAAAATTGCCTATGCAAGCTTCAACTACCAAGTTGAAATGACTAAGTTATGGCAAGAACAAGGTATTATTATACAAGATGAAAATTCTTTAAGATTGGCTCAAGTAACTTGGGCAACCCTACATGGCATCGCACGTTTAGTTATTGACGGCATATATGCACAAGAAAACCAAATTGATGAA
- a CDS encoding threonine/serine ThrE exporter family protein produces MADTDNFTDKRRFIIRLGKALHKFGTPAYRLEAHLTDVSNSLNVFGSFVITPTSLTFVLSEDDENQDYNHILRVAPGELDLGSLARADELVDELTSGQRTLAESIERLDEIANKPNPYGRFLTFLAFGASSGAFAMLMHTSWNDVFWSSLLGLVVCLFTFWAERSRRVTDMLEPIAAMTTAILATAIALIDPSINIPLVVLSSIIAFIPGLSLTLALSELAARNLISGTARLMDALMILFKIYFGGVLGIALGKMMWGEVIFIQPPNTPNWTSWAAVTTLSISLVILFKCRKKDAPWGIISGYVAFGASIVGAEYLGVALGAFVGAFALGIYSSIFSRIMNLPSSIVKLMGLVVLVPGSKVYIGLSNAVSGQTMLNATDIGSQTFLIFMSLVAGLIFANVAFPSRKIL; encoded by the coding sequence ATGGCAGATACAGATAACTTCACCGATAAACGTCGATTTATAATTCGCTTAGGCAAAGCCTTACATAAATTTGGTACGCCTGCTTATCGATTAGAAGCTCATTTAACCGATGTTTCGAATAGCTTAAATGTATTTGGCTCTTTTGTTATTACACCGACATCGTTAACTTTTGTTTTATCAGAAGATGACGAAAATCAAGACTACAACCATATTCTTCGTGTTGCGCCGGGCGAACTCGATTTAGGTTCATTGGCTCGTGCCGACGAATTAGTTGATGAACTAACCTCAGGCCAACGCACACTTGCAGAGTCTATTGAACGCTTAGATGAAATTGCTAATAAGCCTAACCCTTATGGCCGGTTTTTAACGTTTCTTGCTTTTGGTGCATCCAGTGGTGCTTTCGCCATGCTAATGCACACCAGTTGGAATGACGTATTTTGGTCTAGCTTGTTAGGCTTGGTTGTTTGCTTATTTACTTTTTGGGCTGAACGCTCACGCCGTGTAACGGATATGTTAGAGCCCATTGCTGCAATGACAACCGCTATTTTAGCGACGGCAATTGCCTTAATTGATCCCAGCATAAATATCCCATTAGTGGTTTTATCTAGCATTATCGCGTTTATTCCAGGCTTGTCGTTAACCCTAGCATTATCAGAGCTTGCCGCTCGAAATTTAATATCAGGTACCGCAAGATTGATGGACGCCTTGATGATTTTGTTTAAAATTTACTTCGGTGGTGTTTTAGGAATCGCTTTAGGAAAAATGATGTGGGGAGAAGTCATTTTTATTCAACCGCCTAATACCCCTAATTGGACCTCATGGGCGGCAGTTACGACTCTATCAATTAGCTTAGTTATCTTATTTAAATGTCGAAAAAAAGACGCCCCATGGGGAATTATTTCAGGTTATGTCGCCTTTGGTGCCAGTATAGTTGGCGCTGAGTATTTAGGTGTTGCCCTTGGGGCATTTGTTGGCGCTTTTGCTTTGGGTATATACAGCAGTATTTTTTCACGCATTATGAACCTCCCCTCTAGCATTGTTAAATTAATGGGCCTTGTTGTTCTGGTACCAGGAAGTAAAGTGTATATTGGTTTAAGCAACGCGGTATCCGGACAAACCATGTTAAACGCTACAGATATAGGCTCACAAACATTTCTAATTTTTATGTCTTTAGTGGCTGGATTAATATTTGCTAATGTCGCTTTTCCATCGAGAAAGATCCTTTGA